Proteins from one Ranitomeya variabilis isolate aRanVar5 chromosome 1, aRanVar5.hap1, whole genome shotgun sequence genomic window:
- the CFAP45 gene encoding cilia- and flagella-associated protein 45, whose protein sequence is MSESVVGSISSGSVGSHRSKARKYRTKALSSEIDESLFGVKQQARNEALVAKKGETGRRKAASAPSRGHKPETIRIITSDLIRDLIVPSEDPSGLSLIMTNQDFCRIKDRAQVLTKAVREKAMQTMKEEKEAAIDAVNDRKNFMKQKEMLRKKNEKLSELEEEARQRAQYLLQRANTMRMEQEDEIKKLSEMILSAKCHAIRDAQILEKSLISKEIGDEGKRLDQMMEVERQKAIKMQEEIEEMRKLEKIRGKLHIIQQMEENEQSRILQEEQRDQEAQQMLHYLEELQMEDYRDMEKKRQEQLETQTEIKRVNAENERKKMERKEQERLADLRVLEYTNHKLAREAEYEAEQEKIKKEKEKEVARLRALQERAQDHHAEQDALRAKRNQEAMERSWRQKEKEEAMKQAEMNSTLKKTRLEQVAQKEHFLAVQAQRDRAEFDRVLRVQQELMEKERKEQAAKASELAMHAGELRRQVRENEQRQVIERIAHFDEGKRLDEEARQRRARLDELKQKKLDELRMAGLPDKYCSMVARKAIAPLTTVL, encoded by the exons CAACAAGCGAGAAATGAGGCTCTGGTTGCAAAGAAAGGCGAAACCGGACGTCGTAAAGCAGCATCAGCCCCGTCACGGGGTCACAAGCCTGAGACGATCCGGATAATCACCAGCGACCTGATCCGAGACCTAAT CGTGCCTTCCGAGGACCCCTCTGGACTCTCCCTGATCATGACTAACCAGGACTTCTGTCGCATTAAGGACCGGGCCCAAGTCCTGACCAAGGCGGTGCGGGAGAAGGCAATGCAGACTATGAAAGAAGAAAAAGAGGCGGCCATT GACGCCGTTAATGATCGGAAGAACTTCATGAAACAGAAGGAGATGCTCCGCAAGAAGAACGAGAAGCTGAGCGAACTGGAGGAGGAGGCCCGGCAGAGGGCACAATACCTGCTACAGCGCGCCAATACCATGCGCATGGAGCAGGAGGACGAGATAAAGAAACTGAGCGAG ATGATTTTGAGCGCCAAGTGCCACGCTATACGTGACGCCCAAATCCTTGAGAAAAGCCTGATATCCAAGGAGATAGGGGACGAGGGGAAGAGACTAGACCAAATGATGGAGGTGGAGCGGCAGAAAGCCATCAAGATGCAGGAGGAGATCGAGGAGATGCGCAAACTGGAAAAGATCAG GGGAAAACTTCACATCATTCAGCAGATGGAAGAAAATGAGCAATCGAGGATCCTGCAGGAGGAACAGCGAGACCAAGAAGCCCAGCAGATGCTCCACTACCTGGAGGAGCTACAGATGGAGGACTACAGG GACATGGAAAAGAAAAGACAAGAACAACTGGAAACCCAGACCGAAATCAAACGTGTCAATGCCGAGAATGAGAGGAAGAAGATGGAGAGGAAGGAGCAAGAGCGGCTGGCGGATTTGCGGGTGCTAGAATACACCAATCACAAACTG GCTCGAGAAGCAGAATATGAGGCGGAACAGGAAAAAATtaagaaggaaaaagaaaaagaagttgCTCGCCTCCGAGCGTTGCAGGAAAGAGCCCAGGACCACCACGCAGAGCAA GATGCTCTCCGGGCAAAGCGAAACCAAGAAGCCATGGAGCGATCGTGGCGTCAAAAAGAGAAGGAGGAGGCTATGAAACAAGCAGAGATGAACTCCACCTTGAAGAAAACTCGCCTGGAGCAGGTGGCTCAGAAGGAGCACTTCTTGGCCGTTCAGGCTCAGCGGGACCGGGCTGAGTTTGACAGGGTTTTAAG GGTCCAGCAGGAGCTGATGGAGAAAGAGCGCAAAGAGCAGGCGGCTAAGGCCAGCGAGCTGGCCATGCACGCCGGAGAGCTAAGGCGCCAAGTGCGAGAGAACGAGCAGAGGCAGGTCATCGAGCGGATCGCACACTTTGATGAGGGGAAGAGACTGGACGAAGAGGCGCGGCAGCGCAGAGCACGTCTGGACGAACTGAAACAGAAAAAGCTGGATGAACTTCG AATGGCCGGACTCCCTGACAAGTACTGCTCAATGGTCGCACGAAAAGCTATTGCTCCTCTCACCACTGTCCTCTAA